GATTTTTCTCAGTATTCATCCTGTTTAACAAACGGAGAGCCCTTTATtcacataatgttacataactCTATGTCTACTTTGTTCCCTGTGACAAGATTTATGCCTTTGTATACACATTAACATCATATTGTGAGCAAAtggaacatgaaaaaaaaaacaaatttgttaaGCAGAATGTGTCATGCATTTAAAAGTAAACTTacaatgttttttgtttaatatgGTTTTGTTGTTTCAATCCATTACtgtttaattatttacagtTGTAAGGAAGTTGATAGAACAAAAGGGGGAAAAAGAAGTCTAAGAAGTAGGAATTTGTCAACTGAGACGGGTTATGTGAGCGCATTGGAGAAGTTTGTTTAGGTGTAATTTCACATTAGGAGTAATGTTTTTGTATCTACCTTTTTACTGCCTGTATTCATACATTAGATATACTTCCATCACCTTTGAAGTAATGATATTAATctgataataaataaaataaacataacacATTCATAGTCTGTTTCTGTTgtatttaatacatttgaaaaaaaaaaaaaaagtagattaGAAAAGTAAATTTGACTAGTGGCATTATGGGTCAATAATAATGCTAtttctgatttatttttaaactgatTATAACCttcccctcttttttttttctagcagCTGGCTGTGTTAAACTCTCAATACTGGATTAGCTCCTACTGAGTGAAGAAGTGTTGGTCTTTGATGAAAGCAGTTACATTTAAAAGTGGAATTGAAAACCATGGCAGCTTCTGCATGTCGTGAACTGATCCTAAAGGCAGCATTTATGTGCCTCCTTAAACTTGCCTTCAGCTACAGTTTCAGGAGTTGCACAGAGGATGCAGATTCTAACCATAAAATCTTCACATGTATTAAATGTCACGAACCAGACATAGCTACAATTGTGAGTGATGTATATCCCACAGCAACAAACCTTACAGTTTCTCGCAGTAACACTACATATGTTCAAGGCCGAAGCTTCTATCATCTGTCCAATCTGACTTCTCTGGTACTGGACAGTAACTTTATTTCAAAAATCCACAAAGATGCTTTTAATAATCTGCAACAACTTAAGACTTTAAATCTATCCTGCAATAACATATCATTTCTCCACCGTGATGTCTTCAGTGACCTCCATAGCCTCACAGAGCTGATCCTGGAAAGCAACAAACTCAATAATACTGACATGTTCCTGTTTTCCAAATTGACAAACCTGAAGACTCTCGACCTACGCAGGAATCGGCTAAAAAACTTTTCCGCTTTGGTTGAATGTATAACAAACCTATCTAGCTTGATAAAACTGGACCTTTCCAATAACAAGTTAACCACCCTGAATCACTCCCACCGTCTGCCAGAGTCGCTTGCTAGTCTAAACCTCAGTTATAATAATATACACAAACTAGGATGTGACAAGTCTTTCCTAATGTATGTGAAAGAGCTAGATTTCTCAGACAACAACAAATTATCATCCAAGAGTTTTCGGGGCCTGAATCTGGAGAATATAATGTACCTGCGCTTGCGCTTTACCGATGTCTGTGTTTTCAAGCTTCTTAATTATACCAACGTACGACCGTGGAGCGTCGACTTCTCTGGTTTGAAACTGAAGGACTCTCGTGCGCTGTCTTCATTGTGTTATCTTCTGCGACATCACCaccataaaacacaacacataCATAGCATGTACCTCCAAGCCAATTCCATAAAAGCTctaaaaaacaacacattttgtAATTGCCCAAATATCACAGGTATAATGGACCTCTCACTAAATGATATGAAAACCACGGTCTGCTTACGGTTTCTGCGTGGTCAGTACCAACTGGAAAGTCTCAAAATGGAACACAACCATCTGACCAAGCTACTGCCCtgcagcaaaacaaaaaagctcTACAGCCTGAGAAGCCTGAGCTATCGATACAATCGTATTCTACAGGTCAAAGGTTTTGCCTTCAGTAATACACCAAAATTAACAAACCTCGAGCTAAACATAAACATAATTGCTTATATGCACCATAAAGCCTTACATGGACTAAAAGATCTTGTTACACTTCGTCTAGACAACAACCTTTTGACTGATGTCTACAATGACAGCTTTGAAGATCTTACCAGCCTGAAGACTCTCAACCTGCGCAACAACCAAATAGCTGTTATTTTCAACTATACCTTTCATTCTCTGTCAAATCTAACTATTTTAGATTTAGGTGGGAACAAGATCACACAGCTGAAGCCACATGCATTTGATGGGCTGCATAGCTTGGCCAATTTGTATTTAGATAGAAATCGTCTGAAAGAGATCGACAGCGGACTCTTTGGGAAACTCCATGCCACCCTGAAGGTGCTGGATTTAGAGGCTAACCACATTGTGTATTTTAGAGAACATGCATTGTCCCCATTTATAAATATGTCGAGGCTTCTCGACCTGAAACTTGATGCACAGGAACCAAATGGCATAAACTTGTTGCCGCGTGCGTTTTTCCGGGGACTAACTTCTCTGAAAAGTCTTTACCTTACTAATAACCATATCATTGGATTTGGTGCTGAAACATTTGATGACCTGAAAAGCTTGGAGTTATTAACTCTAGACAACTCATGTGCTGGGATAGCCCAACTCTATCCTGGTATTTTCAAAAACCTTCGCAAATTGAATAAACTATCTGCTGAGAACATGGGCATTCAAACTTTTTCAAAAGAGGTATTTGGAAATTTGACAGGACTAAAGACACTACATCTGAATCGCAATGCCATGATATCTTTGGACATCAGTTTACTGGACAGTCTGACCAATTTGACATACATTGACATGCGCAGTTGTCCTCTAAGTTGTGGCTGCCAGAATAGTGATCTACAGAACTGGACTCTAACCAATAAAAAACTCCAGTTTCCATATCTTTTCAATATTACATGCCAAGACCATCCAGGCTCATATTTTCACAACTTTGACACTAACGTGTGTTATCTGGACATAGAACTCTACCTATTTTCCTTAACTTTTACATTCACAGTCTTATTAACCTTAATACCATTTCTCTATGTCAGACTTTATTGGAAGTTTAAATATGGCTACTATGTGTTTCGTTCGTGGTTTGGAGAACAGTGGCGTCGCTTAAGGGACCAGGAGGAAAAATACAAGTATGATGCCTTTGTTTCCTACAACTCGGCAGATGAAGACTGGGTAATGGAACAGTTGCTACCGAATCTCGAAGGTTCTTGTTTTCGGCTCTGCCTCCACCACAGAGATTTCGAGCTGGGCCGCGATATTGTCGACAACATTGTGGCCGCTGTATATGGAAGTCGCAAAACGATCTGCGTGGTCAGTCAGAGCTTCCTTCGCAGTGAATGGTGCTCACTGGAGATCCAGCTGGCCAGCTATCGTCTCTTTCAAGAAATGCAGGATGTGCTTTTGCTGGTCTTTCTGGAGCCTATACCCAAGCGGCAACTGTCCACTTATCACCGTATGAGAAAGGTCATGCTCAAAAAGACCTATCTGCAGTGGCCTGGGTCAAACTGTTCTGATCCAAGCAGTGCAAAAGAACTGTTCTGGAATCAGTTAAAGAGAGCACTAAGGAGCAGCAACACTGGAAACCAAGAGGAGCAGAAGATGGAGGAGAATGATCAGAGGAGACAAGAGAAGGACATGGAGAAAAGAGAACATTTTGTGAATCAGACACCAACAGATAAGGAAGAGTATTACCTAATGCCCTGACTACATGTATAAGACCAAAGGCTATAAATTCTATAGCCTGCATATATTACaaacatgtaaaaataataataataatggaaaaGATACAAAGTCAACAGAagcgattttttatttttataaggcttttgtggtaaaaatgtaataaaaataaaaatttaataaatagaaatttAACAGGTAAAATAACGGTGATCTCTTTACTTTGCAAGAGTATTGAACAGCTGAATTCTTATATTTCAGTTTACTACAAGATATTTTACCAGATATAAAACTTAAATTGTGAAATCAGTTTGatataaaaaatgtcaattttgtaCTGCTTTATTAAAAGGATATAACAAAATCACATGCATcttatttttacagtatattgaatctaagaaaaaaaaaagtctagtcAAGAAATAAAGAATAGAAAAATACTttgactaaataaataaataaaataaataaagacagtaaacaataaacatttactcAATTAATGCAGGAGAACAAAAGAAGCTTATTGTGCAGGGCTTTTGATATTTATACAGCACAGAGTGATCTTAAAAAGTGCTTTTCACTCTTACTAGTGTTACCAGTAAATACGAACATATTAGAGAAATCATAATGTAAGCACACTGAACTctcaaattcaaatcaaatgtaGAGGTGATGGTCTTTcaatttttgtaaatataaaaatgtaaatctgtaatgcaaaaaaaaaaagactcgtACAAAGACGGTAAGATGTATGCATAGTTGGACCATATCATCACCAATGATGATTAGATGAGACTAACCATGGCAAACAGCCTTTTCTATAGGTAAAGGGGTGGATAAAATGGTGTATTTGACCTGGGACAGTGAGTCATACCAAGACGGTCTGACCTGCGCTGTGTGTTATATGGATGTGGACACCGAACAAAGGGCTCGTACTGAAAGCCCTCTGAAAGATAGGATGCTGAGAATGGCAAGGGAGCCCATCTTTCTCTTTCATCCTGAACTTGCTGCTGATGGGACCAGAATCTGGATCCTCCAAAAGATGGTTTGTGTGTTTCTTGTTTTCTGCTCTCATATATAAAATTAAGATCTGTTTCTTCTGTGCACTGTTGAGAGATTCTGGAGCGATCTAAATGTACACTTTTCAAACTGTCTCCTGTGCTCAGTGCCCGCTGCTGGGAATAGGAGTACACCGGATGATCAAGCCAGGTGGGGGCTCTGAGTATAGGGGCGGCATGCAGGGTAAAGGTCGGGCTCTGGTTAAAGAGGTCTCTGCTGGGATGATTCTGAGCTCTGAAGCAATCCTGAGACAATTCAGCTGCCCTCCACTGGCCAAACTGCAAAGACTGTACATTCAAATTCACATGCAAAATAGAGTCCTGAACTGCAAGGTGTCAAATGTTCTTTCCTCTGCAATAGTCTAGTTTTTGACAACTTTGGTATTATTTGGACTTGATTCTTTACCGTTTTTGTTGAAAGACATTAAACTTTGTGTCTGATTTCACTGACTCACCATGTCTGTGTGTGATTGTAGTGGTTCTTCTAGAGAGAATGAAGGGGAAAAGGTGTTCCACTCTTGTATCCAATGTTTCTTGGTTGAAACTCCTCTGTCCAAGTCCAGCTTAACTTCTTCTGTGAAGTAATCATGCTGCATGGCACTGTCTAAGATGCAAAGTGATCATTTAAAACTTGCATCatgtacacaaatattatattatgagaCAAGGGTCAATGACTTGGCAATCGTTTTTTTGTCAGGATATAAAAATGCTGatataatgatataaaaatttcacagacaagctaggcctagtcccagactaaaataaatgtttgagctgtcttaactgaaagcaacttgcactgacatatcttaaaaaatattagtaccattgttttgtctcaagatacacaccagtaatatttttttatttttagacatttttataCAAGCTACTTAGATGTCCTACTGAAACGAAGGCCTAATCCtgacttaatctaagccctTTCTGTGAAACCGGGCTATAATGATTCGATTAAACCTCTTCAATGATGagaatgtttttaatttctaaattaaaattaattttcttatttttgggGTGCATTAGGTTTAAAATGTCAGGGTGATACATCTGTCCTGataccataataataataataataataataatattaaagtagTTTGGCatattcttttattattatttttagaaaaaaaagctttgaaaatttttaaatattataaacatttaaaaattcatattgtaaaatataatgtagCTTGGAATAAtggaataaaagtttttttttatttttttatatatatatatgaatatgaaaGCAACCGAAATACAAAGATTACATTTCTAGGAAATTGCTTAAACTATATTTCTAAAagatttttccttttctttatcTTGGACACTCTTAGTTGTCACTGACTCACAAATGTCAAAAAAGTGACATACTGTACCTGTCCAAATATCCATGTTCCTGCTGTAACACCTATCCTCGTTCTCCACTGCATGGCTAAAAGATGAACAATCTTCATGTCTCTGTCCTGAGCTAAGCTGAGAAGCCATTTGTTTCCCATTCAAGAATGAAAGTAGCCTATGCAGGTTGTGCTCTAACTGGAAACCGTGTCTCTTTTGTAAAGTCTGCATTAGCGTCTCTTTACACTCGGCCAGCAGGGGACGCCGATGGCTTGGCACATGGAGGTCTGAAGCCTGGCACAAACGTGTTGCCAACCTTTTCACTGCTTCCCTACAAGATACTGACATTTGCTCCCTCTGCTTGCCATTATCCGCTAATTGACCAGACCCAGAATCCAGTTCAGACAGAGAGGTTAACGTTTGCGGATTTTCCAACATTTGAGGAACTTCCATGTTTGTTTTCCCAAATCTCTGAATATTCATTAAACCATGTTCTTGGTTTCCTTCATCATGGGGCTTGAGAGTGCCTGTTTCTGAAATATCAGACTTATTCTTATTAGTTTCAACTGGAGTAGAGCATAACTGATGAACCGGTTCATTTTCTAAGGATGACAAAACCATATGTTCAATTTCTCTTGGGCTACTTGGACTATCTTGTCTTGTTTTGCTATTAGTATATTCTTTCCTGGTGTTAGCCTTTCTGACATACTTCCCATCTTCTTTAGATAATCCTATAGGTCCTGTGACTCTTCTATTAGTCTGAATACCACTGTTTTTTTCAATAAGCTCTTTTATTGAACTTTTCTTCCTCTTCACTTGTGGTGGCGTATTGTTTTCTTCTTCCTGGAGGGGTTCCTGTACTTCATCAAGAGTGCAGTCCTGGTCTGAATCAGGTATTGAGGGAGATTGTGGTGATGAAATGTTTGCCATAGACGATTTTCCTTGCTCTTTTCTCTGCTTATCTCTCTTTATTTGCTCACTCACCACCCTCTCAATATCTATGGACCTAACCTCATGGCTGAAAAGGCCTCGGATGGACGTAAGGCGCCCTTCAGTTATGATGCTTGGCTTCTGGGTAATAAATGGCTTAGCAAATGTCCTTTCTTTTCTTGAACAAGACAGTGGATGGATGTTGCGGCACTGTGCTTTCTCACCGCCTCCTTTTCTGCTGTGCTGATGGTATGTGTGAGACTTGTTTCTCTCTTGACCTCGAATCTGATTCCTCTCCTTCCTGGTTTTAAGACGCCTTACTTTATTTGATAAGTTGCAATGCACATCTGTGTTCATGCTGCTACTGCACAATGATTTGCAGTTGTTGATAGCATTGGCTGCATGACATGAAGACTTGGCTTTGATACTAGGGTGGTCATTGGATGTCTTCGGCAAATTGTGTTTATGTGGAAAGCTTTTGCAGGATTGGTGGCTCATTTTCATGTTAAGACTATAAAACACAcgttattaaaatttaaaaatgagtctgtcatgcatttaaatcatttaagtAATGTGGTTTAGTACTCACATGCTTATTGTGGTTAGTGGTTACGTTCACCACACCGGTTTAGCGTCATACATCAAATGAAGAGCATTCTTTGTGGACAAACTGTTGAATGAAATGCTTTCTTCATtttcacatatacatatattatgtatacaCATCAAACCACCACATGAAATCGGTATGTACCTGTAACCGAGTCCAAATGCCGTTAAGTTTTAACTTTACGTTGCTTGGCAACGTGCTTAGAAAGTTTACCATCAAATGCAGATCTCTGCGAAGATTATTACAGTCAAATGAGTAATGTTTAAAAGTCTGACGTACATTTGCACCACTGCAAGCTAAAAAACGAAGAACATTTAATGACCTTTTCGCGTTTATAAAGTTTATATGTTATTTTATAGGTCGACCGTACTCGGCGATCTGCTAGTAATGCCTGGTTCGATATTCCTGCTTCCGGGGTTTGGCAGCTGACCGCTGGCTGACTGAGTGAATACTGAACTCTGCTGTGGTGGTTACATTTGTTGGTAACGATATTTCCCATTCTTTATATTAATACGAATCGACATAAGTGTTAAAATGCATTGCGAATACTTGTATGATATTACGCATTGTTTACACGTGTTTTTGTGCCTTGTTCTTCTAAATGGAAGGCATCTGCATGCTAACTGCTACATTAGCTATGTGAGCTGCTCAGTTAAAAGCACTTTTAACTAGCGTTAATGATCTTTACGACGTTAGCTTTTTTAAATACTCAAACGTCCAaccaattattatttataagctGCTATTTTTTCATCAACTAGTTTATGAGGTTTACTACTGCAATTCAAACTTCGCTCAAAAATAGCACCAAACAAACTAGTTTAGCTGTGAAAATTTAGCTGTGTCATATGATGCGTACAAAGAACATATGCAAACCCCAACTTGTCAAAAGGGTATCAGTCTATTTATATTTTGCATGTTAAAGCACAACATTCATACATTATTTACTATCAAATGTTGTTTGAGCTAATAT
The Chanodichthys erythropterus isolate Z2021 chromosome 2, ASM2448905v1, whole genome shotgun sequence DNA segment above includes these coding regions:
- the tlr21 gene encoding toll-like receptor 21, with product MAASACRELILKAAFMCLLKLAFSYSFRSCTEDADSNHKIFTCIKCHEPDIATIVSDVYPTATNLTVSRSNTTYVQGRSFYHLSNLTSLVLDSNFISKIHKDAFNNLQQLKTLNLSCNNISFLHRDVFSDLHSLTELILESNKLNNTDMFLFSKLTNLKTLDLRRNRLKNFSALVECITNLSSLIKLDLSNNKLTTLNHSHRLPESLASLNLSYNNIHKLGCDKSFLMYVKELDFSDNNKLSSKSFRGLNLENIMYLRLRFTDVCVFKLLNYTNVRPWSVDFSGLKLKDSRALSSLCYLLRHHHHKTQHIHSMYLQANSIKALKNNTFCNCPNITGIMDLSLNDMKTTVCLRFLRGQYQLESLKMEHNHLTKLLPCSKTKKLYSLRSLSYRYNRILQVKGFAFSNTPKLTNLELNINIIAYMHHKALHGLKDLVTLRLDNNLLTDVYNDSFEDLTSLKTLNLRNNQIAVIFNYTFHSLSNLTILDLGGNKITQLKPHAFDGLHSLANLYLDRNRLKEIDSGLFGKLHATLKVLDLEANHIVYFREHALSPFINMSRLLDLKLDAQEPNGINLLPRAFFRGLTSLKSLYLTNNHIIGFGAETFDDLKSLELLTLDNSCAGIAQLYPGIFKNLRKLNKLSAENMGIQTFSKEVFGNLTGLKTLHLNRNAMISLDISLLDSLTNLTYIDMRSCPLSCGCQNSDLQNWTLTNKKLQFPYLFNITCQDHPGSYFHNFDTNVCYLDIELYLFSLTFTFTVLLTLIPFLYVRLYWKFKYGYYVFRSWFGEQWRRLRDQEEKYKYDAFVSYNSADEDWVMEQLLPNLEGSCFRLCLHHRDFELGRDIVDNIVAAVYGSRKTICVVSQSFLRSEWCSLEIQLASYRLFQEMQDVLLLVFLEPIPKRQLSTYHRMRKVMLKKTYLQWPGSNCSDPSSAKELFWNQLKRALRSSNTGNQEEQKMEENDQRRQEKDMEKREHFVNQTPTDKEEYYLMP
- the LOC137032127 gene encoding uncharacterized protein produces the protein MKMSHQSCKSFPHKHNLPKTSNDHPSIKAKSSCHAANAINNCKSLCSSSMNTDVHCNLSNKVRRLKTRKERNQIRGQERNKSHTYHQHSRKGGGEKAQCRNIHPLSCSRKERTFAKPFITQKPSIITEGRLTSIRGLFSHEVRSIDIERVVSEQIKRDKQRKEQGKSSMANISSPQSPSIPDSDQDCTLDEVQEPLQEEENNTPPQVKRKKSSIKELIEKNSGIQTNRRVTGPIGLSKEDGKYVRKANTRKEYTNSKTRQDSPSSPREIEHMVLSSLENEPVHQLCSTPVETNKNKSDISETGTLKPHDEGNQEHGLMNIQRFGKTNMEVPQMLENPQTLTSLSELDSGSGQLADNGKQREQMSVSCREAVKRLATRLCQASDLHVPSHRRPLLAECKETLMQTLQKRHGFQLEHNLHRLLSFLNGKQMASQLSSGQRHEDCSSFSHAVENEDRCYSRNMDIWTDSAMQHDYFTEEVKLDLDRGVSTKKHWIQEWNTFSPSFSLEEPLQSHTDMFGQWRAAELSQDCFRAQNHPSRDLFNQSPTFTLHAAPILRAPTWLDHPVYSYSQQRALSTGDSLKSVHLDRSRISQQCTEETDLNFIYESRKQETHKPSFGGSRFWSHQQQVQDERERWAPLPFSASYLSEGFQYEPFVRCPHPYNTQRRSDRLGMTHCPRSNTPFYPPLYL